A genomic window from Lutra lutra chromosome 17, mLutLut1.2, whole genome shotgun sequence includes:
- the KLK6 gene encoding kallikrein-6, with protein sequence MGMKTLIVALVVMAAAWAEEQNKVLHGGPCEQTSHPYQAALYMSGHLLCGGVLIHPLWVLTAAHCKKPNLQVYLGKHNLQQRESFQEQSSVVRAVVHPGYNAATHDQDIMLLRLARPARFSERIQPLSLEEDCSANHASCHILGWGKTADGGFPNTIQCAYIHLVSREECERAYPNQITQNMVCAGDEKYGKDSCQGDSGGPLVCGDRLRGLVSWGNVPCGSKEKPGVYTDVCRYGHWIRKTIQGN encoded by the exons ATGGGCATGAAGACGCTGATTGTGGCACTGGTCGTGATGGCTGCAG cctgGGCCGAGGAGCAGAATAAGGTGTTGCATGGTGGACCCTGTGAGCAGACGTCTCACCCCTACCAAGCTGCCCTCTACATGTCAGGCCACTTACTCTGCGGAGGGGTCCTCATTCACCCACTGTGGGTCCTCACCGCTGCCCACTGCAAAAAACC GAATCTTCAGGTTTACCTGGGGAAGCACAACCTTCAGCAAAGGGAGAGTTTCCAAGAGCAGAGCTCTGTTGTCCGGGCTGTGGTCCACCCTGGCTACAATGCTGCCACTCATGACCAGGACATCATGCTGTTGCGCCTGGCTCGACCGGCCAGATTCTCTGAACGcatccagcccctctccctggagGAAGACTGCTCAGCCAACCACGCCAGCTGCCACATCCTAGGCTGGGGCAAGACAGCAGACG GTGGTTTCCCTAACACCATCCAATGTGCATACATCCATCTGGTGTCCCGTGAGGAGTGTGAGCGTGCCTACCCCAACCAGATCACCCAGAACATGGTGTGTGCCGGGGATGAGAAGTACGGGAAGGATTCCTGCCAG GGTGATTCTGGGGGTCCGCTGGTGTGTGGAGACCGTCTCCGAGGACTTGTGTCATGGGGTAATGTTCCCTGTGGATCCAAGGAGAAGCCAGGGGTCTACACCGATGTCTGCAGATATGGCCACTGGATCCGAAAAACCATTCAGGGCAACTAA